From the Lathyrus oleraceus cultivar Zhongwan6 chromosome 4, CAAS_Psat_ZW6_1.0, whole genome shotgun sequence genome, one window contains:
- the LOC127075243 gene encoding F-box/kelch-repeat protein At1g26930 has product MLEGRSCVVPGLFSSSCLAENNWSFMKYMPDLEVKNGKRLLGSANDDDEPQSRKVNRRLDSCYPGEMDSVVPQIDLDDRRKDFEPLNDCEIVEKVVSFSVQFSAEQSQSQQLMLLSKFGDEHLKKQLQVYDGDSMNSNDEPSDEQKEHHAGDSSDSSSLLPRMNRDSSITCLSRCSRSDYGSLASLNRSFRNIIRSGELYAWRRLNDIIEHWIYFSCALLEWEAYDPIRERWMHLPRMASNECFMCSDKESLAVGTELLVFGRELQSHVIYRYSLLTNSWESGMRMNFPRCLFGSASLGEIAILAGGCDSDGHILDSAELYNSENQTWETLPSMNKPRKMCSGVFMDGKFYVIGGIGGRESKLLTCGEEYNLQTRTWKEIPNMSPGRSARGSEMPATAEAPPLVAVVNNELYAADYADMEVKKYDKGRKLWVTIGRLPERAASMNGWGLAFRACGNRLIVIGGPRSHGEGFIELNSWVPSEGPPQWNLLARKQSGNFVYNCAVMGC; this is encoded by the coding sequence ATGTTGGAGGGTCGATCCTGCGTGGTTCCGGGGTTGTTTTCGAGTTCTTGTTTGGCGGAGAACAATTGGTCTTTCATGAAATACATGCCGGATTTGGAGGTAAAAAACGGAAAGAGACTGTTGGGTAGTGCCAATGACGACGATGAACCGCAGTCGAGGAAGGTTAATAGGAGATTAGATTCTTGTTATCCAGGTGAGATGGATTCTGTTGTTCCGCAAATCGATCTAGATGATCGGAGGAAGGATTTTGAGCCGTTGAATGATTGTGAAATAGTTGAAAAGGTTGTTTCCTTTTCTGTTCAGTTTTCGGCTGAACAATCACAATCGCAGCAATTGATGTTGTTGTCAAAGTTTGGTGATGAACATCTGAAGAAACAGCTGCAGGTTTATGATGGTGATTCGATGAATTCCAATGACGAGCCGTCGGATGAGCAGAAGGAGCATCATGCTGGGGATTCATCGGATTCGAGTTCACTTTTGCCGCGCATGAACCGGGACAGCTCGATTACCTGTCTAAGCCGATGTTCGAGGTCTGATTACGGTTCACTTGCCTCGCTGAATAGGAGCTTCCGCAACATAATCCGGAGCGGCGAGCTCTATGCGTGGAGGAGACTGAATGATATTATAGAGCACTGGATTTATTTTTCATGTGCGCTCCTCGAATGGGAGGCTTATGATCCAATTCGCGAAAGGTGGATGCATTTACCTAGAATGGCTTCTAATGAATGCTTCATGTGTTCGGATAAGGAGTCTTTAGCGGTAGGTACCGAGCTTCTTGTGTTCGGGAGGGAGTTGCAGTCTCATGTCATATACAGATACAGTCTTTTGACAAACTCGTGGGAATCCGGAATGAGGATGAATTTTCCGAGATGCTTGTTTGGATCCGCTAGCCTCGGAGAGATCGCAATTCTAGCTGGTGGGTGTGACTCTGATGGACATATACTTGACTCCGCCGAGCTCTACAACTCCGAGAATCAGACATGGGAAACACTCCCAAGCATGAACAAGCCGAGGAAGATGTGCTCCGGGGTATTCATGGACGGAAAGTTTTATGTTATCGGGGGAATCGGCGGACGCGAATCCAAGCTTCTTACATGCGGGGAGGAGTACAATTTACAAACAAGAACATGGAAAGAAATACCAAACATGTCGCCCGGGCGTAGCGCAAGGGGATCCGAGATGCCTGCTACGGCCGAGGCACCACCTCTAGTCGCGGTTGTAAATAACGAACTATACGCCGCGGATTACGCTGACATGGAGGTTAAAAAATACGACAAAGGTAGAAAATTATGGGTCACGATTGGGAGATTACCGGAGCGAGCCGCGTCGATGAACGGTTGGGGTCTTGCATTTAGGGCATGTGGAAACCGGCTTATTGTCATCGGTGGACCGAGGAGTCACGGCGAGGGTTTCATCGAACTGAATTCATGGGTGCCTAGTGAAGGTCCTCCACAATGGAACCTACTTGCAAGAAAACAATCTGGTAACTTTGTTTATAATTGTGCTGTGATGGGATGCTGA